Proteins from one Nitrobacteraceae bacterium AZCC 2146 genomic window:
- a CDS encoding GntR family transcriptional repressor for pyruvate dehydrogenase complex (product_source=KO:K05799; cath_funfam=1.10.10.10,1.20.120.530; cog=COG2186; ko=KO:K05799; pfam=PF00392,PF07729; smart=SM00345,SM00895; superfamily=46785,48008): MAPERLLHTVSPNNLTDRITATLRDDIVSGKYAPGGQLPPGKELGQQFGVSITVVREALSRLKADGLVASRQGKGVFVPNDTKARPFRLALGSGTQLSLTDIFELRMGVEVQAASLAAERRTTRDLNLMARYLKVMEPARKPFAEALAADLAFHRAIAEATRNPLIVGFMEFLQPHLHEAIALARANSAKRPETENAAYKEHIDIYEAIAAKDARRARRSVRLVLDGSLKRLSGSAPS, from the coding sequence ATGGCGCCAGAGCGACTTCTTCATACCGTTTCCCCCAACAATCTGACGGACCGGATCACCGCGACCTTGCGCGACGACATTGTCAGCGGAAAGTATGCCCCCGGGGGGCAATTGCCTCCCGGTAAGGAACTGGGTCAGCAATTCGGCGTCAGTATAACGGTGGTTCGGGAAGCGCTGTCGCGACTGAAGGCCGACGGTCTGGTGGCATCGCGGCAAGGCAAGGGCGTTTTTGTGCCCAACGATACCAAAGCGCGGCCATTTCGGCTGGCCCTGGGAAGCGGGACGCAACTTTCGCTGACTGATATCTTTGAATTGCGGATGGGTGTCGAGGTTCAGGCAGCGAGCCTTGCCGCAGAGCGTCGGACGACTCGCGATCTCAACCTGATGGCCCGGTATTTGAAGGTCATGGAGCCGGCCCGAAAGCCGTTCGCTGAGGCACTTGCGGCCGACCTCGCATTTCATCGGGCGATCGCGGAGGCGACGCGGAATCCTCTGATCGTCGGCTTTATGGAGTTCCTTCAACCTCATCTTCACGAGGCGATCGCGCTGGCGCGGGCCAATTCGGCGAAACGGCCGGAGACCGAAAACGCCGCCTATAAGGAGCATATTGATATCTATGAAGCGATTGCCGCGAAAGATGCACGGCGTGCCCGTCGATCGGTTCGCTTGGTGCTGGACGGCAGTCTGAAAAGATTGAGCGGCTCCGCGCCGTCCTGA
- a CDS encoding 2,5-furandicarboxylate decarboxylase 1 (product_source=KO:K16874; cath_funfam=3.40.1670.10; cog=COG0043; ko=KO:K16874; pfam=PF01977; superfamily=143968,50475; tigrfam=TIGR00148) produces MTIDNQSLRGFLATTEKIFPDEILRIREPVSRELEMTSVVFELDRIGRSPVVIFENVASSKMPVVTNIAGSRKLLAHCLGVEAQNLPTAFRERCQNYIPCEVVAKGAWDDVVMEGDQVDLTQLPIPFQFAVDAAPYITAGQISARDPETGVDTTGFHRLMLRGKNRLGISLHSRRRMYEFHRRAEARGESLPAAIVIGTHPLHYMGSMVYAYPPHVRKYEIIGGLFGEPYRLARCGVGDIEVPAGAEIVIEGEILAGVHEPEGPFGEFTGYASYRSTQNVFVAHRVRMRRDAFFHSVVSGMSRDHILMSCITREGEILNALRRNLPNVKAVHVPHKTCGAFLAIVSMKKIAEGEPKMAMLTALGTELYTKHVIVVDDDVDIFDMEDVMWAVATRVRAEKDIFLVPGVKSAIIDPTSDPKTFTVTKMGIDATAPLDEGFAERLTISDEQRARARAILFGAGVAT; encoded by the coding sequence TTGACGATAGACAATCAGAGCTTGCGCGGATTTCTCGCGACCACGGAGAAAATCTTTCCGGATGAGATTTTGAGGATTCGTGAGCCGGTGAGCCGCGAGCTAGAGATGACTTCCGTCGTCTTCGAGCTCGACCGTATCGGCAGAAGCCCAGTTGTCATCTTTGAGAATGTTGCTAGTTCCAAGATGCCTGTGGTGACGAACATTGCCGGAAGCCGAAAGCTGCTGGCGCATTGTCTCGGCGTCGAGGCGCAGAATCTTCCCACCGCCTTTCGCGAACGATGTCAGAATTATATTCCATGCGAGGTCGTGGCCAAGGGAGCCTGGGATGACGTCGTCATGGAAGGTGACCAGGTTGACCTCACGCAGTTGCCGATTCCGTTCCAGTTCGCCGTAGATGCCGCGCCCTATATCACGGCTGGGCAGATCAGCGCGCGCGACCCGGAGACGGGCGTCGATACCACCGGCTTTCATCGGCTGATGCTCAGAGGCAAGAACCGGCTGGGAATATCGCTTCATTCGCGGCGGCGCATGTACGAATTTCATCGGCGTGCCGAGGCGCGTGGTGAATCGCTGCCGGCCGCAATCGTGATCGGAACCCATCCGCTGCACTACATGGGGTCGATGGTCTATGCCTATCCGCCACATGTCAGGAAGTATGAAATCATCGGCGGTCTGTTCGGCGAGCCCTATCGTTTGGCGCGTTGCGGGGTCGGCGATATAGAGGTGCCCGCGGGCGCAGAAATCGTTATCGAGGGTGAGATTCTCGCCGGCGTGCACGAACCGGAAGGGCCGTTCGGCGAGTTCACTGGATACGCCTCATATCGCAGCACCCAGAACGTCTTCGTCGCGCACCGGGTTCGGATGCGACGCGACGCGTTCTTTCACAGCGTCGTATCGGGCATGTCCCGCGATCACATCCTGATGTCGTGCATCACCCGCGAAGGCGAGATATTGAACGCACTTCGCCGCAACCTGCCTAACGTCAAGGCGGTGCATGTCCCGCACAAGACGTGCGGTGCATTTCTGGCGATCGTCTCGATGAAGAAGATCGCCGAAGGCGAGCCGAAAATGGCGATGCTGACCGCGCTCGGGACCGAGCTCTATACCAAACACGTCATCGTGGTGGATGACGACGTTGATATTTTCGATATGGAGGACGTGATGTGGGCCGTTGCGACCCGCGTCCGCGCCGAAAAGGACATCTTCCTCGTCCCCGGCGTTAAGTCGGCCATTATCGATCCGACATCCGATCCGAAGACCTTCACGGTGACGAAGATGGGGATCGATGCGACGGCGCCTCTCGACGAGGGATTTGCCGAACGTCTCACGATCTCGGATGAACAACGCGCACGAGCGCGGGCGATCCTGTTCGGGGCCGGCGTGGCCACCTAG